CCACTGACGCTCCCTTTCCTGGGTTTAAGAAGATAAAGCCCATGGTTTTCTGCGGACTTTATCCGGTTGAGTCAGCAGAATATGAGGACTTGAAAAACGCTCTGGAAAAACTCCAGCTCAATGATGCAGCCCTGGACTACGAACCTGAAACTTCCCAGGCCCTGGGTTTTGGATTCAGGTGCGGTTTCCTGGGTCTCCTGCATATGGACGTAATTCAGGAAAGGCTGGAAAGGGAGTTCAAGGTCAATATCATTGCCACTGCCCCCTCGGTAATTTATAAAGTGGTAAATCTTGAAGGGGTGGAAACCGATATTGACAACCCTGCCAAGCTGCCGTCTGCTCAGGAAATTTCCTGTATTAAAGAGCCGTTTGTGAAAATGGAGATTCATGTGCCCAATGAATATGTGGGCAATGTGCTTGGGCTTTGCGAAGAAAAAAGAGGGATGCAGAAGGATATGCGCTACCTGTCCTCGACCCGGGTGATTATTACCTATGAACTTCCCTTTGCCGAGATAGTTTTTGATTTCTTCGACAGGCTCAAATCAGTGACCAGAGGATTTGCTTCCCTGGATTATGAGGTCATGGACTTCAGGGAGTCCGATCTGGTTAAACTGGACATCATGATCAATTCCGAGCCGGTTGACGCAATGTCGGTCATCGTGCACAGGGATAAGGCTTACCACAAAGGACGGGCTCTGGCTCTTAAACTGAAAAGGGCTATTCCCAGACAGCTCTTTGAAGTGGTGATTCAGGCGGCCATCGGCAACAAGATCGTGGCCAGGGAAAGGACTGCTCCTTTGAGGAAGAATGTCACTGCCAAGTGTTACGGCGGGGACATTACCAGAAAGAGAAAGCTTCTGGAAAAACAGAAGGAAGGAAAGAGACGCATGAAAAGGATGGGCAGCGTGGAGATTCCTCAGGAAGCATTTCTGGCTGCTCTTCAAACCGGTGACTAGATCTTCAGAGACAGGTTGAAACAGGTCTTTTGACTTTTATTGTGTAAACCAGGACCAGTTCAACCGGTCTGCTTCTTCCAAAATTTCCAAAATTCGGGTGGCCAGGCAGGCCCATGAAAATCATAACTTAAACGAGCAACAAGGACGGAAGACATAAATGAATCCACGCTGGCAAACCATGCTCAAAGAGTATGCCGAGGCTTTGATCATCGCCTTGGTACTGGCTCTTTTCATCAGGACATTTGTGGTCCAGGCCTTTAAAATACCATCAGGGTCAATGCTTCAGACTCTCCAGATCGGAGACCATCTTTTGGTGAACAAGTTCAAGTACGGCATTCAGATGCCTTTCATGGACAGATATATTTTCCAGTTTGACGGACCAGAGCTTCAGGACATTATTGTATTTGAATTCCCAGAGGATCCCTCCAAAGATTTTATTAAAAGAGTTGTGGGCACACCCGGGGACGTAATTGAAGTCAGGGACAAAGTGTTTTACCGTAACGGTGAACCAGTGCATGAAGAATACATCCAGCATACAGACGAGAGGGTGGCTGACCGAAGAGATAACTTTGGCCCTTATACAGTACCGGAGAACAGTTATTTCGTCCTTGGCGACAACAGGGACGAATCCTATGATTCTCGGTTCTGGGGAGTGGTGGAAAGGGAGAAAATCTTAGGCAAAGCCTGGATAATATACTGGTCCTGGGAAGGATTCTCCAATGTCAGATGGAGCAGGATAGGTAACAGGATCAATTGACTGGCTGCTGCCCAAGGCTTTTCAGGTTCTTTTGGTCAGCAGGACCCGGGATGAGCGGGGTATGCTATGATCGCCAAAGTAACAACAGCAGCGCTTCTTGGAATTGACGCCTTCAGGATTGAATTGGAGGTGGACTATTCCAGGAGCGGCCTTCCTGCTTTCACTATGGTTGGGTTGGCTGAGGGAGCTGTCCGGGAAAGCAAGGAACGGGTATTTTCTGCCCTGAAAAACAGCGGGTACAAGCTTCCTCCGGCCAGGATAACTATAAACCTGGCTCCAGCTGATGTACGCAAGGAAGGTTCAAGTTATGATCTGCCTCTGGCCCTGGGCCTTTTGAGTGCTTCAGGAGTTATCCCACAGCGCAGACTGGAAAAAGTTTTTCTGGCTGGCGAACTTTCTCTGACCGGCGAGCTCAAGCCCATCAACGGTGCCTTGCCTCTAGCCATAAAAGCCAGAAATGAACAGGCAGGTATGGTCATGGTTCCTTATCAGAATGCTCAGGAAGCTGCAGTGGTCAAAGAGATGCAGGTTTTCGGCATCAAAACCCTTGGTCAGGCCGTAGAATTTCTTCTGGGCGATGAAGAGCTTGAGCCGGTCCAATTCGACCTGGACGAGTTGTGGCGCCAAGGCAGGAATTTTTTCAGTGATTTTTCAGAGGTCAAAGGCCAGGATCATGCCAAGAGGGCCATTGAGATTTCAGCTGGCGGGTCACACAATCTGCTGTTAATCGGACCGCCAGGAAGCGGCAAGACCATGCTTGCCCAGAGAATACCCACTGTTTTGCCCCCTCTTAGCTTTGAAGAGGCCCTGGAAGTAACCAAGGTCTACAGCGTGTCCGGACATCTTAAGCCGGGTCAGGCCATGGTTGTCCAGAGGAACTACAGGAGCCCTCACCACACCATTTCCGATGCCGGCCTCATCGGAGGAGGCCACTACCCAAGGCCTGGGGAAGTCTCTCTGGCCCATCGGGGGGTGCTTTTTCTTGACGAGCTGCCTGAGTTTAAGAAGCATGTCCTGGAAGTGTTAAGACAGCCTCTGGAAGACGGAGAGGTGACAATATCCAGGGCAGCCATGTCCTTAAAGTACCCTGCCAGCTTCATGCTTGTAGCAGCCATGAACCCCTGCCCGTGTGGCTACCTGACTCATGACCAGCATCCCTGCGTATGCACTCCGGCCCAGATCCAGCGTTACAGATCCAGACTGTCCGGTCCCCTGCTGGACAGAATTGATCTTCATGTCGAGGTGCCGGCTGTACCCTATAATGAACTCAAGAAAAAGAAAAGTGGTATTGATTCGGCTGTTATGAGTCAGAATATTGCCAGGGCCAGGGAGATCCAGCAAAACCGCTATCAGGACCTGCCTTTTTTTACCAACAGCCAGCTGTCTGGCAAGTGGCTGAATAATTTTTGCGCTCTGGGCAGCAAAGAACATGCTTTTCTGGAAACAGCCGTGACCAGTCTGGGGCTTTCAGCCAGGGCCCATGTGCGTATTCTGCGCCTGGCCAGGACAATAGCCGACCTGGAAGGTTCGGGAGAGATTTCCGTAGACCATTTATCCGAAGCAGTTAACTATAGGTGCCTGGATCGTCAGGATCAGGCTCTCGGGTTTTGAGAGAAAATGGCTAACCGGGTAAACGATACCCGTTCATACGAAATAAGCAGCAGTCAGGAGGTTATGCAGATGAAGGTAGTGGCATTTAACGGTAGCGCCAGAAAGGACGGAAATACGGCCGGGTTGATCAGACATGTTTTAGCCGGGCTGGAGGCCGAGGATATTGCCACAGAACACGTTCAGCTGGGAGGCCGACAGATCCAGGGATGTATAGCCTGTTACAAGTGTTTCAAGAACCAGGATAGGCAGTGTTCAGTGAAAAAGGACATCCTCAATGAATGCATTGATAAGATGCTTGAAGCTGACGGAATTATCCTTGGTTCACCCACTTATTTTGCCAATGTCAGCACCAATATCAAGTCCCTCATCGACCGGGCCGGACTGGTAGCCAAGGCCAACAGCGATATGTTCGCCCGGAAGACCGGTGCTGCAGTAGTGGCTGTTCGCAGGGCAGGGGCTATCCATGTGTTTAATTCCATTAACCATTTTTATTTCATCAGCCAGATGGTGGTACCCGGCTCCAGTTACTGGAACATCGGCCAAGGTCTTAACCCTGGGGATGTTGAAAAGGATGACGAAGGACTGACAACCATGCAGAATCTTGGCAAAAATATGGCATGGCTCATGAAGAAGCTGTACTTGTAAGAGGGGAGTGGTCTGCTCCAAACAAAAAAGGCTGGCCTGAGGCCAGCCTTTTTTGTTTGGGTTCTGGAAATGTCAAAACAGCTTCAGGCCAGGATATTCTGGAGCCTGGCGGAAAACTTCCGGCCCTTTTTAATGTTCGGATCATGATGGACAAACTTGCTGTCCTCTTTCTTGTTGATCACGTCTATGGCTCTGATTACTGACATTCTGTGGTAGCCAGCAAAGTCCTCCTTGTAAAAATTGGTCCACCTCCTGGAATTCAGCACTGACATGTGGATGCTCATCCTGTAGATCTGCTGAAATCCCCTGGATCTGCAGGCCTGAGGATCAATGACAAGCCTGGCCAGTCGATCGTTGGATTTGAGCCGGTCCTTGTCAAGACCTACCACGGCTTTCCAGCACGATTTGGCCATGAGGCTGTCTGACTCCATTTCTATCCAGGCATGCCCGAGCTTGCTCTTGGCACCCAGATCCATCTGGCCATGAGCAACTGTATCGGCTGCCAGGTGGGTCAGAAAACCGTAGGCAAAAGCAGCATCGGTATTTTTCCTGGCATGGCTCAGAAGCAGGAAGCCTGTTTCCCAGTCATGAGGATTTTTGTGTCCAGGCTTGCCCAGGAAGTTGTCGGCTGCAATGGATCCGTAGATGAAGTTGGTGGAATAAGCAGTCAAAAGAGTATAAACTGAAGCGGACAGCAGGCTGGCCGCTCTGAGAACCTCATGGGCAAAGTAAGTATGGGTCATGGGACCCCAGGCAAAACAGACGTCTGGTATGCCGAAAAAAATGATTCCGAACAAGATGAAGATTTTTTTCATATTAAACTGGTCCAGCCTTTTGAAAGAGTAAACCTACTTATACAGCAAAAGTATGTCTAGTCAATAAAGAATATGTTAAAATCTGATCAAGCGCAAAAGGCCACCACGAAAAGCAAGGCTGGGTCAGCAAGATCAGGCCATGCCAGGAAATGAACTGTCAAGATGTGAGTACGGCCTGATGATATTTCCTGCAGCAACCATCAGGGCGGTCCAGGAGCAGGCAGGACACCTGGCATTCTTTGCACATCAAGTGCAGATGGTTGCACTTTAAGGAATGAGGGTTTGCTGGTTTTTTTGATAACATGCTTGTTTTTAAGTTTATTTTCTTTGGCATGCTGATTGCTTATTATATGCCAACGACCACAAACATAATAGGAGGTTATCATGAAAAAAATTACTATTATCGGCTTGAGTGCAGCTTTGGTTTCGATCCTGATCTTTGCTTCGCTGGCTATGGCCAGGGGAGGAGGTCCGGGATTTCAGGGCGGTCCCAGAGACCAGGGATGCCCTGTTTTTTCAGGGATGACAGAAGAGCAGCAACAGGAAGTTCTGGGGCTGATCCGCAGCCACAGGGAAGAGATTTATCCAAAGATGCAGCTGATGATTGCAAGGGGGGCAGAACTTAATGCCCTGCTGGCCACTGATGGGCCTGATTCTGCCGAGCTGGAAAGGATAAGGGGGGAGATGTCTTCCTTGAACCAGGAGATATTTGAAGCCAGGCTGAATCAGAGGATTGAACTGAACCGCAAGTATGGTATTCAATCCGGAAAAGGCATGTTTGGGGAAAGAAAAGGTTCTGCTGGTTTTGAGAGGCGTTCAGGCAGGGATTGTCCTAGATTTGCCAGGTAAGAGTATGGGTTGACTTTTCCAGGCAAACTACTTTGAAGGCCGATGTCCGCTAGCGGACATCGGCCTTTTATCTGGAATCTATGTTGGCATTGGTGAAGCTGGTCAAGCTGAACAGCTTTTTGGTCTACAGCTGACCGGGCAGCTTGTTCAGTTTCAGATGCTGTCCAGCTCTGTCTTTACATCTGAGTTCGACTTAAACACTGCTCTTCAGGCTCTTTTCTGCTGTTATTTCTTTATCATTTCCTTTGTCTAAGCTCCTCTGTGATCATCAAAGATCTCCTAACCGGTAGGCGCAAGGAACGATAACTTGCTCGTCAGTCTAGGCCTGTTGCACTCAAAGTATGAAAAAAAACGCTCAGGGACATAGTCCTGGATCAGCCTGTTCCCATTCTGGAAGATTATAGATGGGTCGTTAAGGTCCTATGTGTCTGTATGACACGGTTTTTTTGCTTGATCAGACACGCTGTGGTCTGTCAGTGAATTCCAGGAAAGTGCGGCAAGACTGCAGCGGCGGGCTATAAACCGGATATGGGTACCTTTCGGCACGCATGATGCTAAGAAGTAAGTCAAGGCTTATTTTGGTATTGAATAATCAAAACGTAACCGGAGGTATTAAATGAATTACCCAAAAACTTTAAAAATTTTCTTTACCCTTTTGCTGGGCCTCATACTGGCAGGGGCAGTTTCAGGGGGCCAGGCTCAGGAAGGTTATTACGAGGAAGAAATGATGCAGCAGCCTGATGCCGGAATTGAGGTCAGCGATGCAGAACTGGATAAGGTGGCTCAGGCTTATATTGATATATCCGAGATCAGGGAGAATTTCCAGGAGTCTCTGGTTGAGGTGTCAGATCCTGAAATGGCTCAGCAGCTTCAGGAACAGGCTGGCGAAGCCATGGTTGAAGCAGTGCAGAACAACGGCCTGGATGTCCAGACTTACAATGAAGTAATGGAAGCTGCCCAGGTGGACGAGGAGCTGAGACAACAGCTGCTGACTCGCCTGGAAGAACTTCAGTAAATAGCTTAAATAAGGAGGAGTGCATATGAAGATGAAGAGTCTGATTGTTACATTAGCTGCTGTATTGATGCTTGGTATGACCATGGCCTGCGATCCTCCTGAGGATCAGCAACAGGTCCCGCCTCCAGCACCAGGTGAAGCTCCTGGTGGAGGATATGAACAGCCAGGTTCTCCAGGTACTCCTGGTGAAGAAGGAGGGTTTGGAGAACAGCCCGGCCAGGATCAGCAGCCAGGTGGATTCTAAAAGGCTAAGCCCAGCTGACTTCCTTCCATAGCGGTTTGGTTGAAAAGACCGAATAAAAAAGCCCCCAGCACTGGGGGCTTTTTTATTCGAGAAATATTTTTTCTTCAGAATTACTGGTTACCATTCCAATATTCCTGGCCTGATCAAGACCTCTGGACTTGAGATCAGCCAAAAGTGCCCCGGCCTGGTCTTCAGAACAGCAGATGAGCAGCCCTCCGGATGTCTGGGGATCAAAAAAAATATCATTTGTCA
This genomic window from Desulfonatronovibrio hydrogenovorans DSM 9292 contains:
- the lepA gene encoding translation elongation factor 4, with the translated sequence MIDQKKIRNFSIIAHIDHGKSTLADRILEITGLLGDRDKKDQYLDRLELERERGITIKAQTVRIPYKAGNGQEYTLNLIDTPGHVDFSYEVSRSLAACDGALLVVDATQGVEAQTLANVYLALDHDLEVIPVLNKIDLPSSEPGRIAREIEEIIGLDCTDVLEVSAKTGQGVADLMERIVSLIPPPGGNPDNPLRALIFDSWYDSYLGVVVLFRILDGRIRMGQEIMMFSNKKKFEITKLGVFSPEPREIDMMGPGEVGFLCSGVKDLKDARVGDTITSGDRPTDAPFPGFKKIKPMVFCGLYPVESAEYEDLKNALEKLQLNDAALDYEPETSQALGFGFRCGFLGLLHMDVIQERLEREFKVNIIATAPSVIYKVVNLEGVETDIDNPAKLPSAQEISCIKEPFVKMEIHVPNEYVGNVLGLCEEKRGMQKDMRYLSSTRVIITYELPFAEIVFDFFDRLKSVTRGFASLDYEVMDFRESDLVKLDIMINSEPVDAMSVIVHRDKAYHKGRALALKLKRAIPRQLFEVVIQAAIGNKIVARERTAPLRKNVTAKCYGGDITRKRKLLEKQKEGKRRMKRMGSVEIPQEAFLAALQTGD
- the lepB gene encoding signal peptidase I, whose translation is MNPRWQTMLKEYAEALIIALVLALFIRTFVVQAFKIPSGSMLQTLQIGDHLLVNKFKYGIQMPFMDRYIFQFDGPELQDIIVFEFPEDPSKDFIKRVVGTPGDVIEVRDKVFYRNGEPVHEEYIQHTDERVADRRDNFGPYTVPENSYFVLGDNRDESYDSRFWGVVEREKILGKAWIIYWSWEGFSNVRWSRIGNRIN
- a CDS encoding YifB family Mg chelatase-like AAA ATPase is translated as MIAKVTTAALLGIDAFRIELEVDYSRSGLPAFTMVGLAEGAVRESKERVFSALKNSGYKLPPARITINLAPADVRKEGSSYDLPLALGLLSASGVIPQRRLEKVFLAGELSLTGELKPINGALPLAIKARNEQAGMVMVPYQNAQEAAVVKEMQVFGIKTLGQAVEFLLGDEELEPVQFDLDELWRQGRNFFSDFSEVKGQDHAKRAIEISAGGSHNLLLIGPPGSGKTMLAQRIPTVLPPLSFEEALEVTKVYSVSGHLKPGQAMVVQRNYRSPHHTISDAGLIGGGHYPRPGEVSLAHRGVLFLDELPEFKKHVLEVLRQPLEDGEVTISRAAMSLKYPASFMLVAAMNPCPCGYLTHDQHPCVCTPAQIQRYRSRLSGPLLDRIDLHVEVPAVPYNELKKKKSGIDSAVMSQNIARAREIQQNRYQDLPFFTNSQLSGKWLNNFCALGSKEHAFLETAVTSLGLSARAHVRILRLARTIADLEGSGEISVDHLSEAVNYRCLDRQDQALGF
- a CDS encoding flavodoxin family protein; protein product: MKVVAFNGSARKDGNTAGLIRHVLAGLEAEDIATEHVQLGGRQIQGCIACYKCFKNQDRQCSVKKDILNECIDKMLEADGIILGSPTYFANVSTNIKSLIDRAGLVAKANSDMFARKTGAAVVAVRRAGAIHVFNSINHFYFISQMVVPGSSYWNIGQGLNPGDVEKDDEGLTTMQNLGKNMAWLMKKLYL
- a CDS encoding zinc dependent phospholipase C family protein; translation: MKKIFILFGIIFFGIPDVCFAWGPMTHTYFAHEVLRAASLLSASVYTLLTAYSTNFIYGSIAADNFLGKPGHKNPHDWETGFLLLSHARKNTDAAFAYGFLTHLAADTVAHGQMDLGAKSKLGHAWIEMESDSLMAKSCWKAVVGLDKDRLKSNDRLARLVIDPQACRSRGFQQIYRMSIHMSVLNSRRWTNFYKEDFAGYHRMSVIRAIDVINKKEDSKFVHHDPNIKKGRKFSARLQNILA
- a CDS encoding periplasmic heavy metal sensor; this encodes MKKITIIGLSAALVSILIFASLAMARGGGPGFQGGPRDQGCPVFSGMTEEQQQEVLGLIRSHREEIYPKMQLMIARGAELNALLATDGPDSAELERIRGEMSSLNQEIFEARLNQRIELNRKYGIQSGKGMFGERKGSAGFERRSGRDCPRFAR
- a CDS encoding DUF4168 domain-containing protein, with translation MNYPKTLKIFFTLLLGLILAGAVSGGQAQEGYYEEEMMQQPDAGIEVSDAELDKVAQAYIDISEIRENFQESLVEVSDPEMAQQLQEQAGEAMVEAVQNNGLDVQTYNEVMEAAQVDEELRQQLLTRLEELQ